From the genome of Pseudomonas helvetica:
TGCGCCGCATCGCGCACTACGATTACTGGCAGGACCGGGTGCGTAACTCGATCCTGATCGACGCCTGCGCCGATATTCTGCTGTACGGTAACGCCGAGCGAGCAATCGTCGAAGTTGCCCAGCGTCTGTCCTACGGTCACAAGATCGAAGACATCACCGACGTGCGCGGCACCGCGTTCATTCGTCGCGATACGCCGCAAGGCTGGTACGAAGTCGACTCCACGCGCATCGACCGTCCGGGCAAGATCGACAAGATCATCAACCCGTACGTCAACACCCAAGACACCCAGGCCTGCGCTATCGAGCAGGAAAAGGGACCGGTTGAAGATCCGGAAGAAGCCAAGGTCGTGCAGATCCTGGCAAGCCCGCGGATGACCCGCGACAAGACCGTGATCCGTCTGCCATCGGTAGAAAAGGTTCGTGGTGACGCCGTTCTGTACGCCCACGCCAACCGCGTGCTGCACCTGGAAACCAACCCGGGCAACGCCCGCGCGCTGGTACAGAAGCACGGCGAAGTCGACGTCTGGTTCAACCCGCCACCGATTCCAATGACCACCGAAGAAATGGACTACGTGTTCGGCATGCCTTACGCACGTGTTCCGCACCCGGCGTATGGCAAGGAGAAGATCCCGGCCTACGACATGATCCGTTTCTCGGTGAACATCATGCGCGGCTGCTTCGGCGGCTGTACCTTCTGCTCGATCACCGAGCACGAAGGCCGGATCATCCAGAACCGCTCCGAAGAGTCGATCATTCGCGAGATCGAAGAGATCCGCGACAAAGTGCCAGGCTTTACCGGCGTGATCTCCGACCTCGGCGGCCCGACCGCGAACATGTACCGCATCGCCTGCAAGAGCCCGGAAATCGAATCCGCGTGCCGCAAGCCGTCGTGCGTGTTCCCCGGCATTTGCCCGAACCTCAACACCGACCACTCGTCGCTGATCCAGCTGTATCGCAGCGCCCGTGCCTTGCCGGGTGTGAAGAAGATCCTGATCGCCTCCGGCCTGCGTTACGACCTCGCGGTCGAGTCGCCGGAATACGTCAAGGAGCTGGTGACCCACCACGTCGGCGGTTACCTGAAGATCGCCCCGGAACATACCGAGGAAGGTCCGCTCAACCAGATGATGAAGCCGGGCATCGGCAGCTATGACAAGTTCAAGCGGATGTTCGAGAAGTACTCCAAGGAAGCCGGGAAAGAGCAGTACCTGATTCCGTACTTCATCGCCGCCCACCCCGGTACCACCGACGAAGACATGATGAACCTGGCCTTGTGGCTCAAGGGCAACGGTTTCCGTGCGGATCAGGTGCAGGCGTTCTACCCGTCGCCGATGGCCACCGCCACCGCCATGTATCATTCGGGCAAGAACCCGTTGCGCAAGGTCACTTACAAGAGTGACGCGGTGACCATCGTCAAGAGCGAAGAGCAGCGTCGTCTGCACAAGGCGTTCTTGCGTTACCACGATCCGAAAGGCTGGCCGATGTTGCGTGAAGCATTGACCCGCATGGGCCGCGCCGACCTGATCGGGCCGGGCAAGAACCAGCTGATCCCGCTGCACCAGCCGGCCACCGACAGTTACCAGAGCGCCCGTCGCAAGAACTCGACGCCAGCCGGTAGCCATAAAGTGGCTGGGGAAAAGACCACCAAGATCCTCACGCAACACACCGGCTTGCCGCCGCGTGCCAGCGATGGCGGTAACCCGTGGGACAAGCGTGAACAGGCCAAGGCCGCGGCGTTTGCCCGCAACCAACAGGCCGCGAAGGAACGCAAGGACGCCGCCAAAGGCAAAGGGCCAAAGCCTGCGCGCAAGCCAGTCGTGCCGCGTTGATCGCAGCCTAGCAAGCAAAACGCCAGCCTCGTGCTGGCGTTTTGCTTTGTAGGCGGTGGAGAACTTGTTTGTTAAGGTGGCGCCCATTAATTGCCATCGCAGGCAAGCCAGCTCTCACAGGGGAATGCATTCCAGATGTGGGAGCCGGGCTTGCCCGCGATGAGGCCGGCATGGCCACTATCCACTTCAAGGAAGAACACCCATGAGCAACCCCCTGCTCGGCATCGGCATGGACTCCAACCGCTCCCAGTTCATGGCGCGCCAGCGCATCGAAAGTGAACTCAACCTGCCGCGTATATTTGCTGCCATCGACGCCGATCCCAGCATCGTCGGCGCAGGGGTGGTGTATATCGACGCTGACTTCAACGTAGTTACCCTGCGTGAGTTCAAGCCGATTTGCAGTATCCAGCCCAAGCGCATCATCGTACGTGAGGCGCAGAAATACGTCGCTCCCGCACAATTCGCTGACCAAGTGGTGAATAACCCGCGAGAGTCGCGACTGATCAGCGAAGCTTTCAACACCACGTTGTCCTGTGGCGGCGCGGTCCTGGGTTGGCTGGTGATGTTAAGTGGCACCATCGCGGTGCCGTTCACCGCTGGCGCCAGTTCGGTCATCACGGTCATTGGCTATGCCAGTGCTACAGCCAGTACGGCGTCATGCCTGATGGGCGCATTTCGCACCCGCAATGAAATCGTCAACCCTGGCATGAATGACTATCTGGATAACGAAGAGTGGTACCAGGCCGCTACCAAGATCATGGACGGCGCCGCCTTGGTCGGTGTGGGCGCGTCTGCGCTGACCACGGTCAAGCTGGTCAATGTCGCCCGTGCATCCACCGGTAAAACCCTGCGCCAGGTGCTTAAAGGCCTCAATGGCCAAGAGCGAGAAAAACTGACCAAAGAACTGTTGAAAATTGCCGACCCGCAGATGTCGACCAAGATGCGCAAGCTGCTGCAACTGCGCGGTGACTTGCCCAAGCGCTTCACTCACACCCAGCTCAAGCATTCCACCATCGTACAGTTGGGCGATGCCTTCAGTGCAGGGCTGAGCGTCTGGGGCCTGGCGCGCTCGGATAACCCCAAGCAGCTCAAGACCCTGGCGATAGGCCTGTATGAGGAGTTGGAGTGATGAGTGGTGTTCCGTCGTTAAAACCGTTTTTGCTGGAGCATTTCCCATCGTTCATCGGCGTGATTCTTGCGGGTTGCCTCGGTGGCTCTGGCGCAATTTCCTTAGCGGCCAGCACCTATTTCGCCGATGTGCCCATGGCTACGAATGCCACTGTCTCCTGGTTTGTGGTGATATTCGCTGCATTGTTTGTGGTCAACAGCAACTTCCTGATTGTGCGTGGGCGGGCCTGGGCCGTGTGGGGAATGGTGGCGTTTTTCGTGGTGTGCCTGCTGGTGGTATTGCCGACGCTGCAATACAGCCCGCATTGGTTTATCTACAGTGAATGTTTGTTCTGGCCACTGCTGGGCTTGTTGTTACTCAACAGCAAAGGCTATCGCTCGATGGTGCGCAAACTTGTGGAAGTACGTCGGTTGCGCCAGGCGGCCAAGGCGGGTTGATTGGGTAGATTCACCACCCACCCCTTCAAGTCTAAACATACAAGCCGGGCTTGCCCGCGATAAGGCCGGCATGGCCACTATCCACTTCAAGGACGAACACCCATGAGCAGCCCCCTGCTCGGCATCGGCATGGACTCCAACCGCTCCCAGTTCATGGCGCGCCAGCGCATCGAGAGTGAAATCAACCACGCCACTGTGACACAAGTCCGGGATTCTCTCGGTGCGGCCATTGGTATTTTCGGGAGCGCTTTGTCGGGGAACATTCGTACCATCGCGGTAGGTTTGTATGAGGCGCTTGCATGATGGAGCGCCAAGGTTCGTTGAGCGCTTTTTTGGCTCAGTATTTCCCTACGTTCATCTGTGCATTCTTTCTCGCCTGCTTTTCCCTTTCCGCGGGCATCTCATTGGCCTCGAGTACCTATTTTCGCGGTGATCCAGAGCGTGCGCGTTATTCTTTTCTGGCGGCGGTTGGGCTGGGGCTGCTCTTGGCGTTCAGCCATTTCGTCATGATCAGAGGGCGCACTTGGGGAAGTTGGGTCATTGTCGCTTTCTACGCTGTGTGCTTTCTGACAGTCCTGCCTACCTACGGCTACCGGCCGCATATGGCGGCTTATGTAACTGGCCTGCTGTTGCCCTTGCTCGGGATGTTGTTGCTGAATAGTCAACGCCATCGCGAAATGCGCCGTCAACTCGTGATGATTCGCAAAAAGCGCCAGGCAGCCCTTGCCGACCGCAAGCCCCGGAAAATGAAATGAACGATTTTCCTCCATTGACGCGCTATCTCGCCCGCTACTTCCCGGTCTTCATGGGAGCGATTTTTGCCTGCGTCTTCACCCTGGTCTTTGCGGTCCCGTTGTTTTTCGAAAGCTATTTTCAGAACCTTTCCATGGCCGACAGTGCCAAGTACACCTTCCTGGGTGGCATCGCGCTCACCCTGGTCATCGTGCACTGTAATTTCATGATCGCGCGGGGGCGTCCGAATTGGGTCAGGCCGCTGGTGGCGCTATTGGCCATTTGTTTTCTCGGTGTATTGCCCGCCATCGCATATGGGCCGCACCCTCTGATTTATGCCGTGACTTTGCTGTTTCCGCTGCTGGCGCTACTGCTGCTCAACAGCAAACGCCACCGCGAAATGCGCCAGAAGCTGCTCGAAGTGCGCCATCTGCGCGAAGCCGTGATTGCCAAGCGCAACGCCCGTTGACTGGATAGATTGCCGCCGCGTGTCGGCGATGGAGGTAACCCGTGGGACAAGCGTGAGCAGGCCAAGGCCGCGGCGTTCGCCCGCAACCAACAGGCTGCGAAGGAACGCAAGGACGCCGCCAAAGGCAAAGGGCCAAACCCTGCGCGCAAGCCAGTCGTGCCGCGTTGATCGCAGCCTGGAAAACAAAACGCCAGCCTCGTGCTGGCGTTTTGCTTTGTAGGCGGTGGAGAACCTGTTTGTTAAGGTGGCGCCCATTAATTGCCATCGCAGGCAAGCCAGCTCCCACAAGGGAATGCATTCCAGATGTGGGAGCCGGGCTTGCCCGCGATGAGGCCGGCATGGCCACTATCTACTTCAAGGAAGAACACCCATGAGCAACCCCCTGCCTGGCATCGGCATGGACTCCAACCGCTCCCAGTTCATGGTGCGCCAGCGCATCGAGAATGAAATCAACAACGAACTGTTGACCATCAATGACCTCCGCCTGACATCGAAGATGCTCAAGCTCAAGCAATTGACGGGCGAGCTGCCCAAGCGTTTTACCCCGACTCAACTTAAGCACAGCACCAAGACCCAAATTAAAGATGCCTTAGGCGCAACGGCGGGCTTTGGTGGGAGTGCTTATACGGGCAACGTAAAAACCATCGCATTGGGGTTGTATGAGGAAGTCGGCGAATGAGCGAGCTGATGACGCTTCGTGATTTTTTCAGGCACTACTTCCTTACTTTTATCGGTGGTGTATTTGCGGCCTATTTTTCCTTGGGCTTCGCTACCGCGCTTTCCTTTGCGACCTATTTTCGTGATGCTCCTCTCGCTGGAGGTTTGGGCTTTTCAATCATGCTTGCCGGAGCGTTTCTGACCCTGTTAACGGTCCACAGCAATTTCATGATTTTGCGGGGGCGACCGTCTTGGGTGTGGGTAACCGTGGGTATTTACTTCGCGTGCTTTTTGTTTGTGCTTCCAATGATTCAATACAAACCCCACGCCGTTCTTTATGGCCTTGCTTTGGTATTTCCGCTGTTTGGCCTATTGATACTCAACAGTGCCGTTCAGCGAGATATGCGTATTAAGCTCGTGGAAATCCGCCATCTTCGGCAGGCATTAAAAGCCCAGCATAAAAACCGATAGGTACCACGGCTCGTCATCTGGGTGCTTTCACCACCCACCCCTTCAAGTCTAAACATACAAGCCGGGCTTGCCCGCGATAAGGCCGGCATGGCCACTATCCACTTCAAGGACGAACACCCATGAGCAGCCCCCTGCTCGGCATCGGCATGGACTCCAACCGCTCCCAGTTCATGGCGCGCCAGCGCATCGAGAGTGAAATCAACCACGCCACTGTGACACAAGTCCGGGATTCTCTCGGTGCGGCCATTGGTATTTTCGGGAGCGCTTTGTCGGGGAACATTCGTACCATCGCGGTAGGTTTGTATGAGGCGCTTGCATGATGGAGCGCCAAGGTTCGTTGAGCGCTTTTTTGGCTCAGTATTTCCCTACGTTCATCTGTGCCTTCTTTCTCGCCTGCTTTTCCCTTTCCGCGAGCATCTCATTGGCCTCGAGTACCTATTTTCGCGGTGATCCAGAGCGTGCGCGTTATTCTTTTCTGGCGGCGGTTGGGCTGGGGCTGCCCTTGCCGACCGCAAGCCCCGGACAATGAAATGAACGATTTTCCTCCATTGACGCGCTATCTCACCCGCTATTTCCCGGTATTCATGGGGACAATTTTCATGGCGATTTTTTCCGGGTCGTCTGCTGTTTCCCTGGCGGGCGTGACATATTTGCGCGACGTTGATCCGGAGCTCAAATCAAGCTACTCCGGGCTTGCTATACTGGTGCTGGTTGCAGTGATAGTGTTTGGCAACGTGATGATTGCGCGCGGACGCCCGTGGGCCACTGCCTTGGTGGCGGGTTACCTGGGATGTTGCCTGCTGTTCGTATTGCCGATGATTCAGTACCACCTCCACGTGCTGGTCTATGGCTCGGCAGTGCTCTTCCCGTTATTGGGATTGTTGTTGCTCAACAGCAAACGCCACCGCGAAATGCGCCAGAAGCTGCTCGAAGTGCGCCGTCTGCGTGAAGCGGTGATTGCCAAGCGCAACGCCCGTTGACTGGATAGATTCACCACCCACCCTCACACTCCCGCCACAAATATGTGCAACCCTCGCACCACGGCACCCACCTTGGCGCCGCTTTGGTGCTGTACTGCACCGGGTCTTACGATAAAGCGCAATGACCGCCGCTCTGGCATAAGTCTTGCGCGCTTTGTTTCCATGCCCTGGCTCGCAGGAGGCCGCCGTGTCGATTCATGTCGCGTTGCACCACGTTACGCATTACCGCTACGACCGCGCTGTCGAGCTCGGTCCGCAGATCGTTCGCTTGCGCCCGGCGGCCCATAGCCGTACGCGGATTCTTTCCTATGCGTTGAAAGTGTCGCCAGAGCAACACTTCATCAATTGGCAGCAAGACCCCCAGGGCAATTATCTGGCGCGGTTGGTATTTCCTGAGAAAACCACGGAGCTGCGGATCGAAGTCGATCTGCTGGCCGAGATGGCGGTGTTCAACCCGTTCGATTTCTTCCTTGAGCCCTACGCGGAAAAAATTCCCTTCGCTTATGCCGCAGACGAACAGCGCGAGCTGGCGCCGTACCTGGAAACCCTGCCGCTGACGCCGATATTCAAGGCCTACCTTGACGGCATCGACCGCACGCCGCTGCCCGCCGTGGATTTTCTGGTGGCGCTGAACCAGCGCCTGAGCGGCGACATCGGCTACCTGATCCGCATGGAACCGGGCGTGCAAACCCCGGAATACACCCTGGAACACGCCTCGGGTTCTTGCCGCGACTCGGCCTGGTTGCTGGTGCAATTGCTGCGCAACCTCGGACTGGCGGCGCGATTCGTTTCCGGTTATCTGATCCAGCTCACCGCTGACGTCAAAAGCCTCGACGGTCCTTCCGGCACCGAGGTCGACTTCACCGACCTGCACGCCTGGTGCGAGGTTTATCTGCCCGGCGCCGGATGGATTGGCCTGGACGCTACTTCTGGACTGTTTGCCGGCGAAGGGCATATTCCGTTGGCCTGTAGTCCTGATCCGTCCTCGGCGGCGCCGATCAGTGGCCTGGTCGAACCGTGCGCGTGTGAATTCAGCCACGAAATGTCGGTCGAGCGGATTTGGGAGGCCCCACGCGTTACCAAACCCTACACCGAAGACCAGTGGCTGGCGATCCAGGCGCTGGGTCGGCAGATCGATGCCGACCTGCAAGAAGGCGATGTGCGCCTGACCATGGGCGGCGAGCCGACGTTCGTCTCCATTGACGACCCCGACGGTGCCGAGTGGAACACCGCCGCGCTCGGGCCAGACAAGCGGCGGCTGTCCGCCGAGCTGTTCCAGCGCATGCGCAAGCATTACGGACCCAAGGGCCTGGTGCATTTTGGCCAGGGTAAGTGGTATCCCGGTGAGCAACTGCCGCGTTGGTCGCTGAACTGCTACTGGCGGCGAGATGGCGTGCCGATCTGGAACAACAGCGCGCTGATTGCCGATGAGCAGCAAGACTACGGCGCCGATGGCAAGTTGGCCGGGCGTTTTCTGGCGAGTGTCGCCGAGCGTTTGAAACTGCCTGCGCGCTTTGTGTTTCCGGCCTACGAAGACAACCTCTACTACCTCTGGCGCGAAGGTGCGTTGCCGGTCAACGTCAGCGCTGAAGACTCACGGCTGAGCGACGAACTCGAGCGCGCGCGCCTGCACAAGGTCTTCAGCCAAGGTCTGGACAAGGTGATTGGCCAAGTACTGCCGCTGGCGCGCACCGCCAAGGGCGATCAATGGCAGAGCGGCCGCTGGTACCTGCGTGACAGCCATTGCCGGTTGGTGCCAGGAGATTCACCGTTGGGTTATCGCTTGCCGTTGGCTTCGCAACCGTGGGTGACGGCCGCGGAGTATCCGTTCGTGCACCCGGTCGATCCGAATCAGGATTTGCCGGAGCTGCCCGACGCCGCCAATTTGCAGGCCCATGGCGAACCGGCCACAGCCGATGAGCGCACACCGAAAATCGACCAGTCCGCCGATTGGCTGACCCGCACCGCACTCTGCGCCGAGGCTCGGGAAGGGCGGTTGTACCTGTTCATGCCGCCACTGGAACGCGTCGAGGATTACCTCGAACTGGTCAGCGCCATCGAAGCCACCGCCGAGGAACTGCATTGCCCGGTGTTGCTGGAAGGTTATGAACCGCCGAGCGATCCACGCCTGAGCAACTTCCGCATTACTCCGGACCCCGGCGTCATCGAAGTCAACGTGCAGCCGTCCGCCAGTTGGGACGAGCTGGTCGAGCGTACAGAATTCCTCTACGAAGAGGCACGCCAGACCCGGCTGACCACCGAGAAATTCATGATCGACGGTCGGCACACCGGCACGGGTGG
Proteins encoded in this window:
- a CDS encoding YgiQ family radical SAM protein, producing MQTAKPLFDYPKYWAECFGPAPFLPMSREEMDQLGWDSCDIIIVTGDAYVDHPSFGMAIIGRLLESQGFRVGIIAQPNWQSKDDFMKLGEPNLFFGVAAGNMDSMINRYTADKKIRSDDAYTPGGLAGKRPDRASLVYSQRCKEAYKNVPIVLGGIEASLRRIAHYDYWQDRVRNSILIDACADILLYGNAERAIVEVAQRLSYGHKIEDITDVRGTAFIRRDTPQGWYEVDSTRIDRPGKIDKIINPYVNTQDTQACAIEQEKGPVEDPEEAKVVQILASPRMTRDKTVIRLPSVEKVRGDAVLYAHANRVLHLETNPGNARALVQKHGEVDVWFNPPPIPMTTEEMDYVFGMPYARVPHPAYGKEKIPAYDMIRFSVNIMRGCFGGCTFCSITEHEGRIIQNRSEESIIREIEEIRDKVPGFTGVISDLGGPTANMYRIACKSPEIESACRKPSCVFPGICPNLNTDHSSLIQLYRSARALPGVKKILIASGLRYDLAVESPEYVKELVTHHVGGYLKIAPEHTEEGPLNQMMKPGIGSYDKFKRMFEKYSKEAGKEQYLIPYFIAAHPGTTDEDMMNLALWLKGNGFRADQVQAFYPSPMATATAMYHSGKNPLRKVTYKSDAVTIVKSEEQRRLHKAFLRYHDPKGWPMLREALTRMGRADLIGPGKNQLIPLHQPATDSYQSARRKNSTPAGSHKVAGEKTTKILTQHTGLPPRASDGGNPWDKREQAKAAAFARNQQAAKERKDAAKGKGPKPARKPVVPR
- a CDS encoding NAD synthetase codes for the protein MSNPLLGIGMDSNRSQFMARQRIESELNLPRIFAAIDADPSIVGAGVVYIDADFNVVTLREFKPICSIQPKRIIVREAQKYVAPAQFADQVVNNPRESRLISEAFNTTLSCGGAVLGWLVMLSGTIAVPFTAGASSVITVIGYASATASTASCLMGAFRTRNEIVNPGMNDYLDNEEWYQAATKIMDGAALVGVGASALTTVKLVNVARASTGKTLRQVLKGLNGQEREKLTKELLKIADPQMSTKMRKLLQLRGDLPKRFTHTQLKHSTIVQLGDAFSAGLSVWGLARSDNPKQLKTLAIGLYEELE
- a CDS encoding transglutaminase family protein → MSIHVALHHVTHYRYDRAVELGPQIVRLRPAAHSRTRILSYALKVSPEQHFINWQQDPQGNYLARLVFPEKTTELRIEVDLLAEMAVFNPFDFFLEPYAEKIPFAYAADEQRELAPYLETLPLTPIFKAYLDGIDRTPLPAVDFLVALNQRLSGDIGYLIRMEPGVQTPEYTLEHASGSCRDSAWLLVQLLRNLGLAARFVSGYLIQLTADVKSLDGPSGTEVDFTDLHAWCEVYLPGAGWIGLDATSGLFAGEGHIPLACSPDPSSAAPISGLVEPCACEFSHEMSVERIWEAPRVTKPYTEDQWLAIQALGRQIDADLQEGDVRLTMGGEPTFVSIDDPDGAEWNTAALGPDKRRLSAELFQRMRKHYGPKGLVHFGQGKWYPGEQLPRWSLNCYWRRDGVPIWNNSALIADEQQDYGADGKLAGRFLASVAERLKLPARFVFPAYEDNLYYLWREGALPVNVSAEDSRLSDELERARLHKVFSQGLDKVIGQVLPLARTAKGDQWQSGRWYLRDSHCRLVPGDSPLGYRLPLASQPWVTAAEYPFVHPVDPNQDLPELPDAANLQAHGEPATADERTPKIDQSADWLTRTALCAEAREGRLYLFMPPLERVEDYLELVSAIEATAEELHCPVLLEGYEPPSDPRLSNFRITPDPGVIEVNVQPSASWDELVERTEFLYEEARQTRLTTEKFMIDGRHTGTGGGNHFVLGGATPADSPFLRRPDLLRSLISYWHNHPSLSYLFSGLFIGPTSQAPRVDEARNDALYELEIAFAQMPKPGEECAPWLVDRLLRNLLIDVTGNTHRAEFCIDKLYSPDGATGRLGLLELRAFEMPPHARMSLAQQLLLRALVARFWREPYAPAKLARWGTELHDRFLLPHVIEQDFADVIVDLNAAGYALRAEWFAAHLEFRFPKVGDYAVSGIELELRQALEPWHVLGEEGSAGGTVRYVDSSLERLQVKLTGLAPQRYVLTCNGIPVPLQPTGRVGEFVAGVRFRAWQPANCLQPTIPVHAPLVFDLLDTWMQRSLGGCQYHVAHPGGRNYDSLPVNANEAESRRMARFFRLGHSPGTLPVPTLTLNDELPMTLDLRRF